AAGGCGGTAGCGCGGGTTCGAATCCCGTCGGGGCTACAAAAGAAAGACCCTCCGATCATCTGATCGGAGGGTCTTTTTCTTATCTGCGCGATTGGTGTGACGCCGCCGAAAAAAGATCACCCCAGCCGAAATCGACTGGGGTGATTGTCATCTCATCGCCGCGAAGACGGCGGTCCTATCCGCTCTTGCGGCGGAATTCGCGTTTGTGATCAGCGGCACCATGAGTGCTGTGGACCTTCGACTGACCGTCACGATGATCGGCTGCAGTAGCGTTGCTGTGGTTCTTACGCTCGAGTGCTTCGCGGAACTTGCGCTTGTTGGCCTCCGCCGGTGTTTCCGATTCAGACGCCGTTTCGGATTCCGGCTTGGTGCTGTCCTGCTCGCTCATCTGTGTGCTCCTTGGATATTGGGCCTGTGGTCAAGCTACGCCTTCAGTGGCGGGAGCTGTAGACCCGGACAGTGGCATCGCCGGCATTCCGAGCTTGCGATGGTCCCAGGACCGTGTGCGTTCTGGGATAAATCGCACCGCGACGCGTTTGTGGAGCATAGCGTCGACCGCAGGCCGAAGGTCGTCGGAGTACGGCCCGGTGTATCGCTCCCAGACGCTGATTCCGACCGCGAACAAGGCGTCGGGGTCGTCGACTATTTCTCCGACGCCTTCCATCGATACACCGCGGAGAGCGTCGTAGGTGAGACCGTCCTCGATCAAGACCGACATCCGCGAGTCGCGTCGCAGGTTCACGGCTTTCTGGGATTTGGCTTTGGTCTCGAACCAGATCTCGCCGTCCACGATCGCAAACCACATCGCGATGAGGTGCGGCATGCCGTCGCCGCTCAGCGTGGCCATCGTTGCGGTACGGCTCTTTTCGACGAAGTCCGAGATTTCGGACTCGGTCATCGTGATCTGGCTGCGTTGTTTCCCGGTCATGACGGCAGTGATCTCCTCGGCTGCGGGTGCTCTTGAAGTTCTTACTGTGGCACGGATTACATGATTACGTGTCTGATTTACAGGCGCTTGTGCAGAGCTTCCGCTGCCGCGAGAAGATCGGCTGCCCAGCGTGCGCCGGGGCGCCGACCCATCCGGTCGATCGGTCCGGATACCGAAATCGCCGCCACAACAGTGCCGGAGCTGTCCCGTACCGGTGCCGCGACACTGGCAACTCCCGGTTCGCGCTCGGCCGCACTCTGGGCCCAGCCGCGACGACGAACTTCGAGGAGGACTCGCTCGCCGAAGGTCGCGTCGGCGAGAACGGCGCGCTGAGTCTGCGGATCTGCCCATGCGAGAAGGACCTTGGCACCCGAGCCGGCGTTCATCGGCAGGCGAGCGCCGACCAGGACGGTGTCGCGCAGGCCCGTCGGTGGTTCCATCGATGCGACGCAGACGCGTGCGGTGCCTTCGCGGCGGTACAGCTGCACGCTCTCGCCGGTGATCTCACGCAAGCGGGGGAGGATGAGCCCCGCCGCGGCGATCAGAGGATCATTGGCAGTGGCAGCCAATTCGGCGAGGCCGGGGCCGGGACACCACAGGCCGTCGGAGTCGCGGGCGAGAAGTCGATGGACCTCGAGGCCGACGGCAAGACGGTGCGCGGTGGCTCTGGGCAGGCCTGTGCGCGCACAGAGTTCGGAGAGGCTGCACGGTTCCTCGGCTACTGCATGAAGCACGCCCATTGCTTTGTCCAGCACGCCGATGCCGCTATGCTGTCTCATAGGTCGATACCAGATTCTCGCATAGTGGGATAGTAGCGCATGATCTTCGACAGGTCAGCAGCATCCACTTTCCGGGAGTTTGATGCGCAGCATGAGAACTGTTGGGCTGTCGGACTTACATTTCACGCGCGGCGGGCCAGCCCGTAGTCCGTCGACGCGAGGCTACGTACAGAGGTGGAAGACATGGCACAGAAAGCACGCACTCTCGCCGAGAAGGTGTGGGACGACCACGTAGTAGTGAAAGGCGAGGGACAGAATCCCGACCTGATCTACATCGATCTCCACCTCGTCCACGAAGTGACGAGCCCGCAGGCATTCGACGGATTGCGGTTGGCTGGACGGCAGTTGCGCCGTCCCGATCTTACGATCGCCACCGAGGATCACAACGTCCCGACAGTCGACATCGACAAGCCGATCGCCGATCCCGTCTCCAAGACACAGGTCGACACCCTGCGCCGAAATTGTGAAGAGTTCGGAGTTCGCTTGCACCGCATGGGCGATCTGGATCAGGGCATCGTGCATGTCGTGGGCCCGCAGCTCGGACTGACGCAGCCGGGAACCACCGTCGTGTGCGGCGATTCGCACACGTCGACCCACGGCGCTTTCGGCGCTCTCGCAATGGGAATCGGCACCAGCGAGGTCGAGCATGTGATGGCAACGCAGACACTGTCCTTGCGCCCCTTCAAGACAATGGCGATCACGGTCGACGGCGAATTGCCGCCAGGCGTCACGAGCAAGGATCTGATTCTTGCTGTCATTGCCAAGATCGGCACCGGCGGTGGCCAGGGATATGTGCTCGAGTACCGCGGCGAGGCGATCCGGAAACTGTCGATGGAAGCACGGATGACCATCTGCAACATGTCGATCGAGGCCGGTGCCCGCGCCGGCATGATCGCCCCCGACGAGATCACGTACGAGTTCATCAAGGGACGTCCGCACGCGCCGACCGGCGCCGACTGGGATGCCGCTGTGGCTGCCTGGGAACTGCTGAAGACCGACGACGGAGCGGAATTCGACAACGAAGTCCACATCGACGCCAGTGCTCTGACACCTTTTGTCACGTGGGGAACCAACCCGGGACAGGGTGCGCCGCTTGGTGCCTGTGTTCCGAATCCGGAAGAAATCGTCGAAGAGAACGAACGTCAGGCAGCCGAGAAGGCGCTCACCTACATGGGACTCGACGCCGGGATGCCGTTGCGCGACGTCTCGGTCGACACGGTCTTCGTCGGTTCGTGCACCAACGGGCGCATCGAGGATTTGCGTGAGGTCGCCGGCGTCCTCGAGGGTCGCCATGTCGCAGAAGGCGTTCGGATGCTCATCGTTCCCGGTTCGATGCGGGTGCGCGCGCAGGCCGAAAGTGAAGGCCTGGGCGACATCTTTGTTGCTGCGGGAGCGGAGTGGCGACAGGCCGGTTGCTCGATGTGCCTGGGTATGAACCCGGACCAGCTGGCGCCAGGCGAACGTTCGGCCTCGACGTCCAACCGGAATTTCGAAGGCCGCCAAGGTAAAGGCGGGCGGACACACCTGGTTTCTCCGCTCGTCGCTGCAGCCACCGCCGTCCGTGGAACGTTGTCGGCACCGTCCGATCTGGTCTGACGCACTTAATACTCGAGGAGATTTTTGATGGAATCCTTTAGCACGCACAAGGGAATCGGCGTACCGCTGCGACGCTCGAACGTGGACACCGACCAGATCATCCCGGCTGTTTATCTGAAGCGGGTGACGCGCACCGGGTTCGAGGACGGACTGTTCGCCGGCTGGCGCACCGATCCGAACTTCATCCTCAACCACGCGCCGTACGACAAAGGCAGCGTCCTGGTTGCCGGCCCGGATTTCGGTACGGGCTCGTCGCGAGAGCATGCCGTTTGGGCGCTATCCGACTTCGGTTTTCGCGTTGTGATCGCGTCGCGCTTCGCAGATATCTTCCGCGGCAACGCCGGAAAAGCGGGCCTGCTGGCCGCGCAGGTGGAGCAGAGCGACGTCGAACTGCTGTGGAAGTTGCTCGAAGAACAGCCCGGACTGGAATTGACAGTCGATCTCGAGAATCGGACAGTGAGTGCCGGAACAACGGTGGTGCCCTTTAGCATTGACGACTACACGAGGTGGCGTCTGCTCGAAGGTCTCGACGACATCGGACTGACATTGCGCCAGGTAGAGGCGATTTCGGAGTTCGAAAAGTCAAGGCCGTCATGGAAACCGACTACCCTCCCGGCCCAAATTTCCCAGGGCTGAACGGATATCGGGGATAGCGGGCAAGAAGAGAAATAGGTCACGATTTCGGGGCTACGTTGATTGAGAATTGGCGTGGCACATAGACTCTTGCCGTTATCAGGTTTACCGTAGTTCTCAGTCGGTCCTACGGTGGACCATTATTTGCGGAGGAATTTCAATGAACAAGGCAGAGCTCATCGATGTTCTGACTGAGAAGCTGGGTTCGGACAGGCGCACAGCAACCGATGCAGTGGAGCACGTCGTGGACACCATCGTCCGCGCCGTCCACCGTGGCGAGAGCGTGACCATCACCGGCTTCGGTGTCTTCGAGCAGCGTCGTCGTGCGGCACGTGTCGCACGTAACCCGCGTACGGGCGAGACCGTCAAGGTCAAGCCGACGTCGGTTCCGGCTTTCCGTCCGGGCGCACAGTTCAAGGCGGTTATTGCTGGCGGCCAGAAGCTTCCGGCCAGCGGCCCGGCAGTCAAGCGCGGCGTAGCAGCACCGGCCACCAAGGCAGCAGCCAAGAAGGCAGCAGCCAAGAAGGCAGCAGCCAAGAAGACGGCAGCAAAGAAGGCTCCGGCCAAGACCGCAGCCAAGAAGACGGTTGCCGCTAAGGCTCCCGCCAAGAAGGCTCCGGCCAAGACCGCAGCCAAGAAGACGGTTGCCGCTAAGGCTCCCGCCAAGAAGGCTCCGGCCAAGACCGCAGCCAAGAAGACGGTTGCCGCTAAGGCTCCCGCCAAGAAGGCTCCGGCCAAGACCGCAGCCAAGAAGACGGTTGCCGCTAAGGCCCCCGCCAAGAAGGCTCCGGCTGCCAAGAAGGCTCCGGCCAAGAAGGCTCCGGCCAAGCGCGCTTCCAAGTAGTCGCGTTCGGGCGAAAAGCCTGACGCTGGAAAGCAAGCAGTAAAAGCAAGAGGCCCAGTTGCGATGACGATCGCAACTGGGCCTCTTGCTTTGTTTTCAGAACTCTTTACGAATTGGCGACTTTCGGGAGCGGGCTGTCGAGATGATCAGCCGCAATCAGTCGGTCGCCCACCAGTGAGAGAACCCAGGTGCTGGCCTTGCGGTTGCGCGCTGAGGGCAGTGTTACACCGGCTGATTCGCTCCACCAGGCCATCAGATCCGGAATGACGCCTCCTTGGCTACAGATGACCGGTGTGCCGCCTGCAGACGCAATCTCGAGCACCCGCGCACGGGCGGCCGCTGGATCTTCGGCGTATCCTTCTTCGCTCAGAAGAGGTTCGATCCCGATCTCCACTCCGAGAGCCTCGGCCAGCGGCATCACAGTTTCGATGCAGCGAGTTCGGTCGGCGGAATAGACGGTGTCTGCACCGAAGATGCGGAGCTGCTCGACTAAGGCCGCGGCCTGTTCTTTGCCTTTGGCTTCGAGAGGGCGGAGCGTGTCGTCGCCCTTGTACCGCTTACGACTTCCCGCTTTTGCATGACGGACCAGCAGTACGGTGCGCGTATCGGGTGGTGCGGAGACAAAGCGGCGCAGGATCATCCGATCCATCGGATACGAGAGATGGTCAGGGACTTCGTCGATCGGAAGCCAGTGCAGAACGTCCACTTCGCTGTTCGGACCAAAATCTCCGTCGACGGCTTCTGCGGCCCAGTATTCGACCCGCTTCAGTTTGCGGTGTCCAGGAACCGGATAGGTGACACCGCCGAGGTGACGACCGAAGCGGCCGGTGATGGACGTTTCTTCCTGGACTTCACGAACGGCGGCTGTCAGGAAAGTTTCACCCGGATCGAGTTTTCCTTTGGGAAAAGACCAGTCGTCGTATTTGGGGCGGTGAACAACGGCTATTTCGATGGCCTCCGAATTATCGGGAGCCTTTCGCCATAACACTGCGCCGGCGGCAAAGATATTCGCTTTGACAGGTTTGTCAGCCATGGCAGCGACCGTCAGGATCCGCTGGACGTGCGACTGCGCATCAACGAATGCTGATGCTCGCGCACATCCTCGCCGTGTTCGGGGGAGGCAACCCAACTTCCGTCGGGATGGAGTACCCAGCACCGGGTGCGTGGGTCGAGCGCGGAATCGAAGATGTCGCCCAACTGCTTCGCCAGCTTGGGATCCGTCACCTGAACCATCACCTCCACTCGGCGATCGAGGTTGCGGTGCATCATGTCTGCGCTTCCGATCCAGAATTCGTCGGCGGCCCGGAAATGGAACATGCGTGAGTGCTCGAGGAATCGTCCGAGAATGGAACGGACTTCGATGTTGTCGCTCAGTCCCGGTACCCCGGGCTTGAGCGCGCAAATTCCGCGAACCACGATCTCCACGGGCACGCCGGCCTTGGATGCCCGGTACAGCGCATCGATAACCTGTTCGTCGACAAGTGCATTGGCCTTCATGCGGATGGCAGCATCACGCCCGGCCAACTTGTGTTCGATCTCGGCTTCGATGCGTTCCACGATTCCGCGGCGCACACCGTACGGAGCGACCAGCAGGTTGCGGTAGTTGGTCTTGCGCGAGTAACCGGTCAACGAGTTGAAGAGGTCCGTGAGGTCGGCGCCGACCTCCGGTGCGGCTGTGAACAATCCGACGTCCTCGTACAACCGTGCGGTCTTGGGGTTGTAGTTGCCCGTTCCGATGTGGCAGTACCGCCGGATGGTCGAGCCTTCACGCCGAACCACGAGGCACGTTTTGCAATGAGTCTTGAGTCCGACCAGGCCGTACACGACGTGCACTCCGGCCTGTTCGAGTTTGCGAGCCCACTTGATGTTTGCCTGCTCGTCGAAGCGAGCCTTGATCTCCACAAGGGCGACAACTTGTTTGCCGGCTTCTGCGGCGTCGATAAGCGCGTTGACGATCGGCGAATCACCGGACGTTCGGTAGAGGGTTTGCTTGATCGCAAGAACCTGCGGGTCGGCAGCCGCCTGCTCGATGAACCGCTGAACGCTCGTGGAGAACGAGTCGTACGGATGATGGACGAGTACGTCACCGTCACGCAGAGTGGAGAACACGCTCTTGGGTGTTTCGCGTTCACCGAATGCCGGGTGCGTGGCCGGAACGAAGGGTGCGTCCTTGAGCGCCGGACGGTCGACGGCGTAAACCTGCCAGAGGCAGGACAAGTCGAGCAGACCGGAAACCTCGATGACGTCGGCGGGGTCGACGTCGAGTTCACGAAGCAGCAAGTCGAGCATGTGTTCGGTCATGTCGTCGGCAACTTCGAGTCGGACCGGTGATCCGAAACGGCGGCGCGCCAGTTCGCGCTCCAGCGCCTGCAGGAGATCCTCGTCGCGATCTTCCTCGACCTCGAAATCGGCGTTGCGTGTGATGCGGAAGGCGTGGTGCTCCACGATTTCCATTCCGGGGAACAACACGTCGAGGTGCGCCGAGATCAGTTCTTCCAACGGGATGAACGAGTCGATCGACGACGTGGTGCTCTTGACCCGAACAAAGCGGCCGACGTTGTCGGGAACCTTCACGCGGGCGAAGTGCTCGCCACCCGTCAGGGAATCCTTCACCGTCACTGCGAGGTTGAGACTTAGCCCGCTGATGTACGGGAACGGGTGTGCGTGGTCGACGGCGAGTGGAGTGAGAACGGGGAACACCTGTTCGGTGAAATGCACCGAGAGACGCTCGTGATCGTCGTCGCTGAGGTCAGACCACCGAACGATCGAGATTCCTTCTGCCGCTAGGGCCGGGCGAACGGAATCGAGAAAGACGTGTGCGTGCTTGTCTGCGAGTTCCTGTGTCCGCTGTGCGATGAGAGCCAACTGTTCGCGCGGGGAGAGTCCGTCGGCAGAACGGACGGACAGGCCGGTTTCGTCGCGACGCTTGAGTCCGGCAACACGAACCATGAAGAACTCGTCGAGGTTGGACGCGAAGATAGCGAGGAACTTTGCGCGTTCGAGGAGGGGGAGTGACTCGTCGGCTGCCAACGCGAGAACGCGGGCATTGAAATCGAGCCAGCTGAGTTCGCGGTTGAGATAACGGTCTTCGGGTAAGCCACCGAGGAGGACCGCGGGAATGGCCTTCGTGGCTGCCGGCGGCGCACTCGGTATGTGGGTGGGTGATCCACTGACCGGTGGTCGCCCCGACGGCTGCGGTGTCGAAGGCTGCTGCCCGTCACCGGTTTTTACCGTGTTGTTCTCGCCAACTTCTGGCGAGGTCGTTTCTGTCTTGTTTGCGGACTTGCGGTGCTCGAGTGCTTCGCCGTTGCTCACGTGTCGATCATCCCCCACAATTGCGCGCTTCGACAATCGATGATCGAAAAAGGTTAATGCGTGTTGGTTGTGGCGCGATGGAACCGCGTCAACGATGCCAGAGTTGCCGGGCCGACGCCGAGCGCGCGGGCGGTGTCGAGATCTGTTGCGGTGTCGACGTCGGTCCGCAGACCCGGCCATTCTCCGATGAGTCGCCTGGCACCGGAATCCGTGTGACCACGGGCGGATTCGGGGCCGAATCGTGGATCGAGCGGTAGGTCGGGATCGCACGAGAACAGTGCGGCGGTGCCGGTTCCGTGGTGATCGACGACGATGGAACGGCCGCCGGTGCGGGCGGCGCTGAGGGCTTCGAGCAGTTCGGCCGGTTGCAACGACGGAAGATCCGCTTGGATGACAACAAGATCCACCGTGCCGTGTTCGGTGCGGATGTGGGTGGCCGCGGCGTCGAGGGCGGAGTTCAGTGAATTCTCGGTGGACCGATTCGAATCCGTGGACCTACTCGAATCGGGATCGGCGTACACGTTCACTCCCGCGGCGTATGCGAGTGCGGCGACGGTCGGATCCGGAGTCACCACGGTGACGCCGTCGATGGCAGACACACCCGTAACCGTGGCGAGAGTGTCGTGAAGCATCGCGAGAACAAGATCGGCACGGGCGTCGACATCGAGTTCGGCGGCCAGCCTGGACTTCGCGGATCGGAGGTCTTTCACCGCGACGATGGCATGCATCGGGCGCGGATGTTCCGATCTGGTTGCGCTCGGCCTCGCACTGGTCATCCTTCGATCTTGCCAGTCGGTTGCCACCATGTCTGTCTCTGCCTGCCTCACCGGGGCGTCTGCCGACCCGACTTCGGTCCGGGCGATAGTCTGTGCAGGCGATTTCATTGCCGGGTCGCAACACAACCGGCGTCCTGGCGAACGTCACGAGGGGTAGACGAGGTGACTGTGTGAGTAAGGCAGCAGTATTGGGTGCAGGCTCATGGGGAACGGCGTTGGCGAAGGTCATGGCCGAGGCCGGCACCGAGGTGACGATGTGGGCACGCCGCAAGGAAGTCGCCGATCGGATCAACGCGACGCACGAGAACAGTGACTACCTGCCAGGCATCGCGTTGCCCGAGTCGATTCGTGCGACGGATCGCCACGAGGAGGCGATGGACGGAGCCGACTTCATTGTTCTGGCTGTCCCGTCGCAGTCACTACGAGGGAACCTCGAGCAGTGGAAGGATTCGATCGGTCCGAACGCGACTCTCCTGAGTCTGGCCAAGGGCATCGAAACCGGCACCTTGATGCGGATGAGTCAGGTGATCGTGTCGGTCACCGGCGTCGAACCCAGTCGTGTCGCCGTGCTGTCCGGTCCCAATCTCGCGCGCGAGATCGCCAGCCGTCAACCGGCCGCGACGGTCATCGCCTGCACTGATTCCTCCCGGGCATTGGCTCTTCAAGATGCTTGTGCCACAGGTTATTTCAGGCCGTATACCAACTCCGACATCATCGGCTGCGAAATCGGCGGCGCCTGCAAGAACGTGATCGCCTTGGCGTGCGGAATGGCGGCAGGCAGTGGATTCGGCGACAACACGGTCGCGAGCATCATCACGCGCGGACTGGCAGAGACGATCCGGCTCGGCGTTGCGCTCGGCGGACAGGCATCCACGTTCTCGGGGCTGGCCGGCGTCGGCGATCTTGTTGCCACCTGCACGTCGGAGCTGTCACGAAACCGGACGTTCGGTGAGCACTTGGGCCGAGGCGGTTCCATGGAATCGGCGCAGCAGGCCACCAACGGTCAGGTAGCCGAGGGTGTGAAATCGTGCACGTCCGTGCGCGCACTCGCCGCCGGATACGACGTCGAAATGCCGTTGACGGACGCCGTTCACCGCGTGTGCCACGAAGGAATCGCGGTCAGTGAGGCGATAGGCCAACTGCTCGGCCGGCGGACCAAACCCGAATGACACCGGTAGACGGTTACGGCGATTCCACCCGGTGTGTGAGCAGCGTCGGGAGCTCGCACGCGCCTGGTCAGCCTATGCAGTTGGGACCGGTATTTGCTGCGCCGTACCAGCTTTCGGAGGTCGAGGGCAGCGAGAGCGACACCTATGCCCGTGCCTCGAATCCGGGTTGGCGCGGCCTCGAGGCGGCGCTCGGCACACTGGAAGGGGCGGATCACACCGTTGTCACCGGGTCCGGGATGTCCGCCGTCACGGTGACATTGCGCAGCCTGCTCCAGGCGGGCGATACCGTCGTCGTTCCGTCGGACGGTTACTACCAGGTGCGGCGCTACGCCCAAGAAGCTCTGGCCCTGCTGGGAATCGGCGTTCGTGAGGTGTCCACGACGGGAATGGGTGATCCGAGTTTTGCGGACCTGCTGTCCGGGTTGCCGGGACGCGTTGTCGTGGTCGCCGAGACACCGTCCAATCCGTTGCTCGACGTCGTCGATCTGCGCGCGTTGTCACGGATGTGCCACCGCGTCGGAGCAATCCTGGTGGTGGACAACACGACCCCAACTCCGCTCGGTCAACGTCCCCTGGAACTGGGAGCGGACGTCGTGGTTGCCAGTGGAACGAAAGCTCTGAGCGGGCACAGTGATCTGTTGATGGGCTACATCGCCACGTCCGACGCAGATATCGCTGCGAAGGTCGAGCGCGAGCGCCTGCTGTCCGGGACGGTTCTCGGTCCGTTCGAGACGTGGCTTGCGCATCGCAGTCTCGGAACGGCGGGGCTGCGATTCGGCCGCCACTGTGACAATGCGCAGGCGCTCGCCGACATGTTGTCCGGGCATCCGGCTGTCGCGTCCGTCCGTTATCCGGGGCTGCGAACAGACCCGTCGCACGCCATTGCGTCGGAGCAGATGCACAGGTTCGGCGGCTTGGTGAGCATCGAACTGGAATCCGCAGCGGCTTTCCATTCCTTTGTCGCAGTAAGTGAACTTGTCACGTCCGCGACCAGTTTCGGCGGCATCCACACCACCGCTGATCGGCGGGCTCGGTGGGGAGATCAGGTCAGCGAAGGGTTTGTCCGGATCTCGTGCGGCATCGAGGACACCGTGGATTTGTTGGCGGATGTTGAGCGCGCACTGGGCGGACTGACGTCCAGTCGGTAATTTATCCACTGCCCGATCGCGTGCCGAAGTCGATTCGACGGTACGGTTTGACGCGTGAATAACAGCCGTACCCGTGTAGCCGTGATCTTCGGTGGCCGGAGCAATGAACATTCTGTGTCGTGCGTATCCGCCGGGAGCGTCCTCGCGCATCTCGATCCGGAACGCTACGACGTCGTGCCGATCGGCATCACCGCCGACGGGGCGTGGGTTCTCGGTTCCACCGATCCCGAATCGCTGGCCATCAGCGGTCGTGAGTTGCCCACCGTCGACAAGGACGGGACGGCGCTGACGCTGACTGCCGATCCGACGCGTTCCGGTGCGCTGCTCGCGCTCGACGGAACGGACGTGGGTTCTGTCCTGGCAACCGTCGACGTCGTATTTCCCGTGCTGCACGGTGCGTACGGCGAGGACGGCACCATCCAGGGTCTGCTGGAAATGGCCGGCATTCCGTATGTCGGTCCCGGCGTGCTGGCGAGTGCCGCCGGTATGGACAAGGAATTCACCAAGAAACTGCTTGCCGCCGAGGGGTTGCCGGTCGGTGTGCAGGTTGTCCTGCGTCCGGGAACGGCGACTCTGAGCGACGAGCAGAAAGAGCAATTGGGGCTTCCGGTCTTCGTGAAGCCGGCGCGCGGCGGATCGTCGATCGGCATCACGCGGGTCACCGCGTGGGACGGCCTCGAAGGCGCGATCGCCCACGCTCGCCTGCACGATCCGAAGGTCATCATCGAGGGCGCGATCATCGGGCGGGAAGTCGAGTGCGGTGTGCTCGAATTCCCGAGCGGCGACGTCAAGGCGAGTGTGGTCGCAGAGATCCGGATGCCCGCCGACGACGGTGATTCGGACGCGTTCTACGACTTCGACACCAAGTATCTCGACGACGTCTGCGAATTCGACGTCCCCGCACACTTGGACGAGGCTGTCAGTGATCAGATTCGTGAGTTGGCGGTACGCGCTTTCACCGCACTCGATTGCCAGGGGCTCTCACGAGTGGACTTCTTCGTCACCGAAGACGGACCCGTGATCAACGAGATCAACACCATGCCGGGATTCACGTCCATCTCGATGTATCCGAAGATGTGGAAGGCAACCGGAATCGATTACGGCACTTTGCTTTCGACGTTGGTCGACACGGCACTCGCCCGCGGGACCGGATTGCGCTGACGGTAGGGGGGCCGGGTTTGCCCGGCCCCCGCCGTGTCGATCAGGGAACCGCGATCGGCGCCGGGTCGAGTGGCTGCTGCGGGATCGTCGCAGAGATGGTGTCCGAGATTTCCTGAATCGGAGTGGGGCCGGTGC
The nucleotide sequence above comes from Rhodococcus sp. KBS0724. Encoded proteins:
- the leuC gene encoding 3-isopropylmalate dehydratase large subunit yields the protein MEDMAQKARTLAEKVWDDHVVVKGEGQNPDLIYIDLHLVHEVTSPQAFDGLRLAGRQLRRPDLTIATEDHNVPTVDIDKPIADPVSKTQVDTLRRNCEEFGVRLHRMGDLDQGIVHVVGPQLGLTQPGTTVVCGDSHTSTHGAFGALAMGIGTSEVEHVMATQTLSLRPFKTMAITVDGELPPGVTSKDLILAVIAKIGTGGGQGYVLEYRGEAIRKLSMEARMTICNMSIEAGARAGMIAPDEITYEFIKGRPHAPTGADWDAAVAAWELLKTDDGAEFDNEVHIDASALTPFVTWGTNPGQGAPLGACVPNPEEIVEENERQAAEKALTYMGLDAGMPLRDVSVDTVFVGSCTNGRIEDLREVAGVLEGRHVAEGVRMLIVPGSMRVRAQAESEGLGDIFVAAGAEWRQAGCSMCLGMNPDQLAPGERSASTSNRNFEGRQGKGGRTHLVSPLVAAATAVRGTLSAPSDLV
- a CDS encoding DUF5302 domain-containing protein; this encodes MSEQDSTKPESETASESETPAEANKRKFREALERKNHSNATAADHRDGQSKVHSTHGAADHKREFRRKSG
- the leuD gene encoding 3-isopropylmalate dehydratase small subunit, coding for MESFSTHKGIGVPLRRSNVDTDQIIPAVYLKRVTRTGFEDGLFAGWRTDPNFILNHAPYDKGSVLVAGPDFGTGSSREHAVWALSDFGFRVVIASRFADIFRGNAGKAGLLAAQVEQSDVELLWKLLEEQPGLELTVDLENRTVSAGTTVVPFSIDDYTRWRLLEGLDDIGLTLRQVEAISEFEKSRPSWKPTTLPAQISQG
- a CDS encoding bifunctional NUDIX hydrolase/histidine phosphatase family protein translates to MADKPVKANIFAAGAVLWRKAPDNSEAIEIAVVHRPKYDDWSFPKGKLDPGETFLTAAVREVQEETSITGRFGRHLGGVTYPVPGHRKLKRVEYWAAEAVDGDFGPNSEVDVLHWLPIDEVPDHLSYPMDRMILRRFVSAPPDTRTVLLVRHAKAGSRKRYKGDDTLRPLEAKGKEQAAALVEQLRIFGADTVYSADRTRCIETVMPLAEALGVEIGIEPLLSEEGYAEDPAAARARVLEIASAGGTPVICSQGGVIPDLMAWWSESAGVTLPSARNRKASTWVLSLVGDRLIAADHLDSPLPKVANS
- the cofC gene encoding 2-phospho-L-lactate guanylyltransferase; this translates as MTSARPSATRSEHPRPMHAIVAVKDLRSAKSRLAAELDVDARADLVLAMLHDTLATVTGVSAIDGVTVVTPDPTVAALAYAAGVNVYADPDSSRSTDSNRSTENSLNSALDAAATHIRTEHGTVDLVVIQADLPSLQPAELLEALSAARTGGRSIVVDHHGTGTAALFSCDPDLPLDPRFGPESARGHTDSGARRLIGEWPGLRTDVDTATDLDTARALGVGPATLASLTRFHRATTNTH
- a CDS encoding HU family DNA-binding protein encodes the protein MNKAELIDVLTEKLGSDRRTATDAVEHVVDTIVRAVHRGESVTITGFGVFEQRRRAARVARNPRTGETVKVKPTSVPAFRPGAQFKAVIAGGQKLPASGPAVKRGVAAPATKAAAKKAAAKKAAAKKTAAKKAPAKTAAKKTVAAKAPAKKAPAKTAAKKTVAAKAPAKKAPAKTAAKKTVAAKAPAKKAPAKTAAKKTVAAKAPAKKAPAAKKAPAKKAPAKRASK
- a CDS encoding IclR family transcriptional regulator yields the protein MRQHSGIGVLDKAMGVLHAVAEEPCSLSELCARTGLPRATAHRLAVGLEVHRLLARDSDGLWCPGPGLAELAATANDPLIAAAGLILPRLREITGESVQLYRREGTARVCVASMEPPTGLRDTVLVGARLPMNAGSGAKVLLAWADPQTQRAVLADATFGERVLLEVRRRGWAQSAAEREPGVASVAAPVRDSSGTVVAAISVSGPIDRMGRRPGARWAADLLAAAEALHKRL
- a CDS encoding pyridoxamine 5'-phosphate oxidase family protein — encoded protein: MTGKQRSQITMTESEISDFVEKSRTATMATLSGDGMPHLIAMWFAIVDGEIWFETKAKSQKAVNLRRDSRMSVLIEDGLTYDALRGVSMEGVGEIVDDPDALFAVGISVWERYTGPYSDDLRPAVDAMLHKRVAVRFIPERTRSWDHRKLGMPAMPLSGSTAPATEGVA
- a CDS encoding RNA degradosome polyphosphate kinase, whose protein sequence is MPSAPPAATKAIPAVLLGGLPEDRYLNRELSWLDFNARVLALAADESLPLLERAKFLAIFASNLDEFFMVRVAGLKRRDETGLSVRSADGLSPREQLALIAQRTQELADKHAHVFLDSVRPALAAEGISIVRWSDLSDDDHERLSVHFTEQVFPVLTPLAVDHAHPFPYISGLSLNLAVTVKDSLTGGEHFARVKVPDNVGRFVRVKSTTSSIDSFIPLEELISAHLDVLFPGMEIVEHHAFRITRNADFEVEEDRDEDLLQALERELARRRFGSPVRLEVADDMTEHMLDLLLRELDVDPADVIEVSGLLDLSCLWQVYAVDRPALKDAPFVPATHPAFGERETPKSVFSTLRDGDVLVHHPYDSFSTSVQRFIEQAAADPQVLAIKQTLYRTSGDSPIVNALIDAAEAGKQVVALVEIKARFDEQANIKWARKLEQAGVHVVYGLVGLKTHCKTCLVVRREGSTIRRYCHIGTGNYNPKTARLYEDVGLFTAAPEVGADLTDLFNSLTGYSRKTNYRNLLVAPYGVRRGIVERIEAEIEHKLAGRDAAIRMKANALVDEQVIDALYRASKAGVPVEIVVRGICALKPGVPGLSDNIEVRSILGRFLEHSRMFHFRAADEFWIGSADMMHRNLDRRVEVMVQVTDPKLAKQLGDIFDSALDPRTRCWVLHPDGSWVASPEHGEDVREHQHSLMRSRTSSGS